Proteins encoded by one window of Capsicum annuum cultivar UCD-10X-F1 unplaced genomic scaffold, UCD10Xv1.1 ctg77481, whole genome shotgun sequence:
- the LOC124894788 gene encoding putative late blight resistance protein homolog R1A-3 produces MKSLEEVMEIYLDNLISSSLVISFNDIGDDPTCQLHDIVHDFCLIKAKEEKLFEQISSSDPSFSSSDLMPRMVNISYNKEQFGLNNFILFSSKMKRHSCKSLCSLEITRDEMEDRLSDSCHLRDLRLLRVLILFPSFMMVKDSLLNEIGMLNHLRILRIRTEVKSLPSSFSNLWNLETLLVDNELSTLVLLRRIWDLVKLRVLCTHACSFFSLDIDELILIVEDLKLENLRILETLVLSYSKETEDIFIRFPNLQRLVFDLKESWDYSTELYWFPNLDFLHELETLEVVFESSITNHNGPSAATNWSWDFHLPSNFKILSLLNFPLTSDSLSIIARLPNLEHLFLTRTIIKGGEWYEV; encoded by the coding sequence ATGAAGAGTTTGGAAGAAGTGATGgaaatttatttggataatttaATTTCCAGTAGCTTGGTAATTTCTTTCAATGATATAGGTGATGACCCGACTTGCCAACTACATGATATTGTGCACGACTTTTGTTTGATAAAAGCAAAAGAGGAAAAGTTGTTCGAGCAGATAAGTTCAAGTGatccatctttttcttcttcagatttgATGCCACGCATGGTAAACATTTCTTATAATAAGGAGCAGTTTGGGCTTAACAATTTCATCCTGTTTAGTTCAAAAATGAAAAGGCATTCTTGTAAGAGCCTCTGTTCTTTGGAGATAACCAGAGACGAGATGGAAGATCGTCTTTCTGATTCATGTCACCTAAGAGACTTGAGGCTTCTTAGAGTGTTGATCTTGTTTCCCTCTtttatgatggtgaaagattCTTTGCTGAATGAAATAGGCATGTTGAATCATTTGAGGATCTTAAGAATTAGGACAGAAGTTAAATCTCTGCCTTCATCTTTCTCAAATCTCTGGAATCTAGAAACCCTCTTGGTTGATAACGAGTTATCAACCTTGGTACTATTACGGAGAATTTGGGATCTTGTAAAGTTGCGAGTGCTGTGCACTCATGcttgttctttcttttccttGGATATAGATGAACTAATACTGATTGTAGAGGATTTAAAGTTAGAGAACTTGAGAATATTAGAGACCCTCGTGCTTTCCTATTCGAAAGAAACAGAGGATATTTTCATAAGGTTCCCCAATCTTCAAAGGCTTGTATTTGATCTcaaggaatcatgggattattCAACAGAGCTATATTGGTTTCCAAACTTGGATTTCCTTCATGAACTAGAAACCCTCGAAGTAGTGTTTGAAAGTTCAATCACAAATCACAATGGGCCCTCTGCAGCGACAAATTGGTCATGGGATTTTCACTTGCCttccaattttaaaatattgtcGTTGTTGAACTTTCCTCTGACATCTGATTCACTATCAATAATAGCGAGACTTCCCAACCTTGAACACTTGTTCCTTACGAGAACAATCATCAAGGGGGGAGAATGGTATGAAGTATAA